One window of the Thermoleophilaceae bacterium genome contains the following:
- a CDS encoding cyclopropane-fatty-acyl-phospholipid synthase family protein, producing the protein MALARTAPFRAELERCFPDRPFEIEFWDGTRVPATSGNGVPHFRVRSPRALAHALRAPGQLGLGRAYVAGELDVDDMDRVIRLLDSWEPPPLARGDRARLALAAVRACGLTVPPSPPTAELRPQGKRRTVERDARSVRHHYDLPPEFYALFLDESMTYSCAFFSRGAQTLEEAQETKLELVCTKLKLEPGERVLDVGCGWGSFALHAAGRHGVHVTGITLSEPQARVARERAAAAGLSDKVDFRVMDYRAISGESFDKIASIGMVEHVGEEKIDLYAERLRELVKPGGLLLNHGIARLDPGDVIGGPFSDRYVFPDGAPLQLSRVLAAIERAGFEAIHIEGFREDYAETLRHWARRLDDHIDEARRLAGDERVRVWRLYLRAARNGFETGFTSVYQVLCRI; encoded by the coding sequence ATGGCACTCGCTCGAACCGCCCCCTTCCGCGCGGAGCTCGAGCGCTGCTTCCCGGACAGGCCGTTCGAGATCGAGTTCTGGGACGGCACCCGCGTGCCCGCCACGAGCGGGAACGGCGTGCCGCACTTCCGTGTGCGCTCCCCCAGGGCGCTGGCGCATGCACTGCGCGCGCCCGGGCAGCTGGGGCTTGGCCGCGCGTACGTGGCGGGCGAGCTGGACGTGGACGACATGGACCGCGTGATCCGGCTGCTCGACAGCTGGGAGCCGCCGCCGCTCGCGCGCGGGGACCGGGCGCGCCTCGCGCTCGCCGCCGTGCGGGCCTGTGGCCTCACCGTGCCGCCCTCCCCTCCCACCGCCGAGCTTCGGCCGCAGGGCAAGCGCCGCACCGTGGAGCGCGACGCCCGTTCTGTGCGCCACCACTACGACCTCCCACCCGAGTTCTACGCGCTCTTCCTGGACGAGTCGATGACGTACTCGTGCGCGTTCTTCTCGCGCGGCGCGCAGACGCTGGAGGAGGCGCAGGAAACGAAGCTCGAGCTCGTGTGCACGAAGCTCAAGCTCGAGCCTGGCGAGCGCGTGCTCGACGTGGGCTGCGGCTGGGGCAGCTTCGCCCTTCACGCCGCCGGGCGGCACGGCGTGCACGTCACCGGCATCACGCTGTCCGAGCCGCAGGCGCGCGTGGCGCGGGAGCGAGCCGCCGCCGCCGGGCTCTCGGACAAGGTCGACTTCCGCGTGATGGACTACCGCGCGATCAGCGGCGAGAGCTTCGACAAGATCGCCAGCATCGGCATGGTCGAGCACGTCGGCGAGGAGAAGATCGATCTCTACGCCGAGCGGCTGCGCGAGCTGGTGAAGCCGGGCGGGCTCCTGCTCAACCACGGGATCGCGCGGCTCGACCCGGGCGACGTGATCGGCGGTCCGTTCTCCGATCGCTACGTGTTTCCCGACGGCGCGCCGCTCCAGCTCTCGCGCGTGCTCGCGGCGATCGAGCGCGCGGGCTTCGAGGCGATCCACATCGAGGGCTTCCGGGAGGACTACGCGGAGACGCTGCGCCATTGGGCGCGCCGCCTCGACGACCACATCGACGAAGCGCGGCGTCTCGCCGGCGACGAGCGAGTGCGAGTCTGGCGCCTCTACCTGCGCGCGGCGCGCAACGGCTTCGAGACCGGCTTCACCTCGGTTTACCAGGTGCTCTGCCGGATCTAA
- a CDS encoding acyl-CoA desaturase, translated as MTDYAVADDVEPVAHESRDRAITAVVTAAPILALGFVAWQLWEEALHWSDVIVFGVLYVAFGLGVTVGFHRLFTHRSFKTTPALRFIFAALGSAAIEGPVISWVADHRKHHAFSDKEGDPHSPHVGHGGGLRGALAGLAHAHLGWLFIHTQRGAKKRYAPDLMADPIVAFVDRTFVTWALLGLGLAFALGAAIGHSLKAGVTGLLWGGAVRMLVVHHVTYSINSLCHFFGSRRFNTDDESRNLMWLAPFSFGEAWHNNHHAFPTSAEHGMRRYEFDISALVIRGLERLGLAWDVVRISPERQAMKASAPA; from the coding sequence ATGACGGACTATGCAGTGGCCGACGACGTCGAGCCAGTGGCTCACGAGTCGCGCGACAGGGCAATTACCGCTGTCGTCACCGCAGCGCCCATCCTGGCGCTCGGCTTCGTTGCATGGCAGCTGTGGGAGGAAGCCCTCCATTGGAGTGACGTGATCGTCTTCGGTGTGCTGTACGTGGCGTTCGGGCTGGGTGTGACGGTGGGTTTCCACCGCCTGTTCACGCACCGCAGCTTCAAGACCACTCCGGCGCTCCGCTTCATCTTCGCCGCGCTTGGGTCCGCCGCCATCGAGGGACCGGTGATCTCGTGGGTGGCCGACCACCGCAAGCACCACGCTTTCTCCGACAAGGAGGGCGATCCCCACAGCCCGCACGTGGGCCATGGCGGCGGGTTGCGCGGGGCGCTCGCAGGCCTGGCGCACGCGCACCTGGGCTGGCTCTTCATCCATACCCAGCGCGGCGCGAAGAAGCGCTACGCGCCCGATCTGATGGCGGATCCGATCGTCGCGTTCGTGGATCGCACCTTCGTCACGTGGGCGCTGCTCGGCCTCGGGCTCGCATTCGCCCTCGGCGCCGCCATCGGCCACTCGCTGAAGGCCGGCGTCACGGGGCTGCTCTGGGGCGGCGCGGTGCGCATGCTCGTGGTGCACCACGTCACCTACAGCATCAACTCGCTCTGCCACTTCTTCGGCAGCCGCCGCTTCAACACCGACGACGAGTCCCGCAACCTGATGTGGCTCGCCCCGTTCTCCTTCGGCGAGGCCTGGCACAACAACCACCACGCGTTCCCCACGTCCGCCGAGCACGGCATGAGGCGCTACGAGTTCGACATCTCGGCGCTCGTGATCCGCGGGCTCGAGCGGCTTGGGCTGGCGTGGGACGTGGTGAGGATCTCGCCGGAGCGGCAGGCGATGAAGGCGAGCGCGCCCGCCTGA